The following are from one region of the Nicotiana tomentosiformis chromosome 7, ASM39032v3, whole genome shotgun sequence genome:
- the LOC138895885 gene encoding uncharacterized protein, which translates to MKATATESVELASYRLRDVAINWCESWELSKGEDALLAVRQEFTEAFLHHYLPPELRRARVDRYAPTIVAKMDDRVHRFMMGLELHLLNDYMSLSLHPSIDISHIQAYTQGVKERKQKQRADHKHDRGQSKRARYSGPSGEFRSGQRQQYPRYPAQPSASAPP; encoded by the exons atgaaggccactgcgactgagtcagttgagctagcttcctatagacttcgggatgttgcaattaattggtgcgagtcttgggagttgtccaaaGGTGAGGATGCCCTTCTAGCAGTACGAcaggagtttacagaggcttttcttcatcattatttgccaccagagcttagacgggccagagttgatag gtatgctcccactattgtagctaagatggacgatcgggttcaccggttcatgATGGGGTTGGAGTTGCACCTGCTTAATGACTATATGTCGCTCTCACTTCATCCAAGCATTGATATTTCCCATATACAGGCATACACTCAGGGTGTaaaggagcgtaagcagaagcagagggccgatcataaacatgataggggccagagtaagagagcgagatattccggtccttctggtgagtttcgaagtGGTCAGAGACAGCAGTACCCAAGGTATCCAGCCCAACCatcggctagtgcacccccttag